A genome region from Etheostoma cragini isolate CJK2018 chromosome 4, CSU_Ecrag_1.0, whole genome shotgun sequence includes the following:
- the gata1a gene encoding GATA binding protein 1a — MEDSSEQSHWVSPALLSSDPLAGFSTEPGLLPPGEEGEAFFSSQDTDYASLPSFFSNPGYSRAPPTYRHSSVRQVFTSPSLLSNLQLLDGPGGHSLSSPYNPPTSTWSSSPLNKTPLHSHTPTSLYTPGITSSFTTSRDGYFSPSREGRESPRLQEALKAERLSPLGGTGASSSFLNLTPAAGSVYTPSSHSHPHMLSPYSTYMTGPQEYNSAGLYSSPGAWINPSYSPKLRNKMRISTPEARECVNCGATATPLWRRDGTGHYLCNACGLYHKMNGQNRPLIRPKKRLIVSKRAGTLCANCHTSTTTLWRRNANGEPVCNACGLYFKLHNVNRPLAMKKEGIQTRNRKVSNKNKKSKKAAMFDSYSDVTQHPSGDDNCGSFSLGPGTLLTYSNTPHLIPTPSHLHPSASLQYTHHLNNGMI; from the exons ATGGAGGATTCGTCAGAGCAGTCCCACTGGGTGTCTCCAGCTCTGCTCAGCTCAGATCCTCTGGCTGGTTTCTCCACTGAGCCAGGCCTTCTTCCTccaggagaagaaggagaggcCTTTTTCTCAAGCCAGGACACAGACTACGCCAGCCTGCCCTCCTTCTTCTCCAACCCGGGCTACAGCCGAGCGCCACCCACCTACAGACACAGCTCGG TTCGACAGGTGTTCACCTCACCGAGCCTCCTCAGCAACCTCCAGCTGCTGGACGGGCCGGGCGGCCACTCCCTGAGCTCACCCTACAACCCCCCAACCTCCACCTGGAGCAGCAGCCCTCTCAACAAGACCCCGCTGCACTCACACACCCCGACCTCCCTCTACACCCCCGGCATCACTTCCTCATTCACCACCTCCAGAGACGGATACTTTTCTCCAAGCAGAGAGGGCAGGGAGAGCCCCAGGCTTCAGGAGGCCCTGAAGGCCGAGCGCCTGAGCCCGTTGGGGGGGACGGGGgccagcagcagttttctgaATCTGACACCTGCTGCTGGGAGTGTGTACACTCCATCGTCCCACTCCCACCCACACATGCTGAGCCCCTACAGCACGTACATGACAGGTCCACAAGAGTACAACTCTGCCGGCCTGTACTCCAGCCCCGGAGCATGGATCAACCCTTCATACTCCCCTAAACTTCGCAATAAGATGAGAATATCCACTCCAG AGGCCAGAGAGTGTGTTAACTGTGGAGCGACAGCTACCCCTCTGTGGCGTCGGGATGGTACTGGCCACTACCTGTGTAACGCCTGTGGACTGTACCACAAGATGAACGGTCAAAACAGACCACTAATCAGACCCAAGAAGAGACTG attGTCAGCAAGCGGGCAGGTACACTGTGTGCCAACTGTCACACAAGCACAACAACACTGTGGAGACGCAACGCCAATGGCGAGCCTGTGTGCAATGCGTGTGGACTCTACTTTAAACTGCACAAT GTCAACCGGCCCCTCGCCATGAAGAAAGAAGGCATTCAAACGCGCAACAGAAAAGTatccaacaaaaacaagaagagcAAGAAGGCCGCCATGTTTGATTCGTACTCGGATGTAACTCAGCATCCCTCTGGGGACGACAATTGCGGGTCATTTTCCCTCGGCCCGGGTACTCTCCTCACCTACAGCAACACACCGCACCTCATCCCAACACCATCACACCTGCATCCCTCCGCCTCCTTACAATACACACACCACCTCAACAATGGCATGATATAA
- the LOC117943312 gene encoding bcl-2-like protein 1 codes for MSYSNRELVEFFLSYKLSQKNYSTSLLRPEDAGERTEGDKANSPASKGLLVNSRNGGGQPGTSLPQRGDIEAVKAALRDSANEFELLFTQAFSDLSSQLDITPDTAYHSFKSVMDEVFKDGINWGRVVGLFAFGGVLCVECVEKDMTELVSRIADWMTMYLDEHISPWIQSQGGWDCFAEVFGRDGAAEARRSQETMRRWLLVGVALLMGMLVGVVIAKKQ; via the exons ATGTCGTACAGTAATCGAGAGCTGGTGGAGTTCTTTCTAAGCTACAAGCTGTCTCAGAAAAACTATTCAACCTCTCTGTTGAGGCCAGAGGATGCTGGCGAAAGGACTGAAGGAGACAAGGCCAACTCACCTGCCAGTAAAGGCCTGCTAGTCAACAGCAGAAATGGGGGTGGCCAGCCAGGGACGTCGTTGCCCCAACGTGGTGACATAGAGGCTGTGAAAGCAGCTCTTCGGGACTCAGCAAATGAGTTTGAACTGCTCTTCACACAAGCGTTTAGTGACCTTTCCTCGCAGCTAGACATCACTCCAGACACAGCCTACCACAGCTTTAAGAGCGTGATGGACGAGGTGTTCAAGGATGGAATCAACTGGGGTCGTGTTGTGGGTCTGTTTGCATTTGGTGGCGTTCTGTGTGTGGAATGTGTAGAGAAGGATATGACCGAGCTGGTTTCCCGAATCGCAGACTGGATGACCATGTACCTGGATGAGCACATCAGTCCATGGATCCAGAGCCAAGGAGGATGG GACTGCTTTGCTGAGGTTTTCGGGCGAGACGGCGCTGCAGAAGCGAGGAGATCTCAGGAGACTATGAGAAGATGGCTGCTAGTTGGAGTGGCGCTGCTAATGGGAATGCTGGTTGGTGTGGTCATCGCTAAGAAACAGTGA
- the adnpa gene encoding activity-dependent neuroprotector homeobox a, translated as MYQLPVNNLTRIRKARKQVKKALGDIGLEYCKEAAEEFKEFCPDEQFVKGSLCLDICAWDPSYSKTQEYRSKPFCCTECPFSSKYYSGYKNHFRNVHRKIFDSKILLNCPYCTFTASKRTLETHVKIFHIPSSARQNYGNSQGTALGRNDKTFLDRVRQGDGVEKAMYFCKKCTFRDTLYNVVRRHIYREHFQHIVSPYLGMVSESSLKNGANSVNGNNILCKRCQFSTRSYEALVQHVVEYHERIGAQVTTMIGHAKIVVARSQSLPVASQKAPLIVSRGHTTRTDPLAQPVIGYLKPVAPSVKKQSFIAASQMRVTVPGKTTVAENNVAGVNTAQTQKWKICTVCNELFPENLYNAHFENAHKAKKVWALAKYIMKIHNFTSKCLLCNRYLPSDTLLNHMLIHGLTCPQCHSAFHNVEKIIEHVAQAHPDDFVGPPGASPLTFDLTIKQDKSSNVQLVVLTFNMKETINGQDQSAASQNSVPPLVKLTAPRMIEKKSEPLRSFSSLAHKSEVGKTLCPLCFTILKGPISDALAMHLRERHQVLQTMHPVEKKMTYKCIHCLGVYTSNMVASTITLHLVQCRAVGRNQASPGFKSALTLNSSGAGFLKRQPPTLAMSNPKRIKLNKESKISSTTVGNPSECDGLALDPRSYEHKTYEARKNFLTSYFNRRPYLSPQEEEKLSASLWLWKSDIASHFATKRRMCERQCQTMKLSVLLGFDMHAVKKVKHDLIFVESSTLEGRPGGLKSGTPSTDQNKQCETLNCTLKLRTCTETISIDSDSEPETEDRPTENGNVDTNQDEIVKSEEPANLTEETEPLNTDNPSEEESSLQDGKANACVTFC; from the exons ATGTATCAGCTTCCAGTGAACAACCTCACACGAATCAGGAAGGCAaggaaacaagtaaaaaaagcaCTTGGAGACATTGGACTGGAGTACTGCAAGGAGGCAGCAGAG GAGTTCAAAGAGTTTTGTCCCGATGAGCAATTTGTAAAGGGCAGTCTTTGCCTTGATATCTGTGCCTGGGATCCATCATACTCTAAAACACAG GAATACAGATCAAAGCCATTTTGCTGCACAGAGTGCCCATTTTCTTCTAAATACTACTCGGGCTACAAGAATCACTTCCGCAATGTACACAGGAAAATCTTTGATAGTAAAATTCTGCTTAACTGTCCATACTGCACATTCACTGCAAGCAAGAGAACTTTGGAGACGCATGTTAAAATATTCCACATACCCAGTTCAGCAAGGCAGAATTATGGGAACTCGCAGGGAACTGCACTGGGAAGGAACGATAAAACGTTTCTTGATAGGGTCAGACAGGGAGATGGTGTGGAGAAAGCAATGTACTTTTGCAAAAAATGCACGTTCCGGGACACACTCTACAATGTTGTGAGAAGgcacatctacagggaacattttcAGCATATTGTGTCACCATATCTTGGTATGGTTTCTGAATCCTCTTTAAAAAATGGTGCTAATTCTGTCAATGGCAACAACATCCTCTGTAAACGCTGTCAGTTTTCTACTCGTAGCTATGAGGCTCTAGTGCAGCATGTTGTAGAGTACCACGAGCGCATTGGTGCTCAGGTGACCACCATGATTGGACATGCTAAAATTGTTGTAGCCAGGTCTCAATCCTTACCAGTTGCTTCTCAGAAGGCCCCTCTGATTGTTAGCAGGGGCCACACAACTAGGACTGACCCATTAGCACAACCAGTaattggctatttaaagccagtGGCCCCTTCTGTTAAAAAACAGTCCTTCATCGCAGCCAGTCAGATGCGTGTCACAGTTCCTGGCAAGACCACTGTGGCAGAGAATAATGTTGCTGGTGTaaacacagcacagacacaGAAGTGGAAGATATGTACAGTTTGCAACGAGCTTTTTCCTGAAAACCTCTATAATGCTCATTTTGAGAATGCACACAAGGCAAAGAAGGTGTGGGCACTGGCTAAGTACATCATGAAAATACACAACTTCACCAGCAAGTGTTTGCTTTGCAACCGCTATCTTCCAAGTGATACACTGCTCAACCACATGCTAATCCACGGGCTCACCTGTCCACAGTGCCACTCTGCTTTCCACAATGTTGAGAAAATCATTGAGCATGTGGCTCAGGCTCATCCTGATGACTTTGTTGGACCCCCTGGTGCATCACCTCTAACATTTGATCTCACCATTAAACAAGATAAGTCCAGTAACGTACAGCTTGTTGTGCTCACATTTAACATGAAGGAAACTATCAATGGTCAAGATCAGTCTGCAGCTTCTCAAAATAGTGTTCCACCTCTGGTCAAGCTAACTGCTCCCAgaatgattgaaaaaaaaagtgaaccaCTTAGAAGTTTCTCCTCCCTGGCTCACAAGAGTGAGGTTGGGAAAACTTTGTGTCCGCTGTGTTTTACCATCCTCAAAGGTCCCATCTCTGATGCTTTGGCTATGCATCTGAGGGAGCGACATCAAGTGCTCCAAACGATGCATCctgttgaaaaaaagatgacataCAAGTGCATTCATTGCCTGGGAGTGTACACCAGTAACATGGTGGCCTCCACAATCACGCTACATCTTGTGCAGTGCAGGGCTGTTGGTAGGAACCAGGCAAGCCCAGGCTTCAAGTCTGCCTTGACTCTCAACTCATCTGGGGCTGGCTTCCTCAAGAGGCAGCCACCAACGCTGGCCATGTCCAACCCCAAGAGgataaaactaaacaaagagTCAAAGATTTCCTCCACAACTGTTGGAAATCCGTCTGAATGTGATGGCCTTGCTCTGGATCCTAGAAGCTATGAGCACAAGACGTATGAGGCCAGGAAAAATTTCCTGACCTCTTATTTCAACCGGCGCCCATATCTTTCTCCCCAGGAAGAGGAGAAGCTGTCTGCAAGTCTGTGGCTCTGGAAATCTGACATTGCTAGTCACTTTGCAACCAAGCGAAGGATGTGCGAGAGGCAATGCCAGACCATGAAGCTGTCTGTGCTGCTCGGCTTTGACATGCATGCTGTAAAGAAAGTTAAACATGACTTGATATTTGTGGAGAGCAGCACCTTAGAGGGGAGACCTGGAGGCCTCAAGTCTGGTACTCCAAGCACAGACCAAAACAAGCAGTGTGAGACACTAAACTGTACGTTAAAACTCAGAACATGCACAGAGACCATTTCCATTGACTCAGACAGTGAGCCAGAAACGGAGGATAGACCCACTGAGAATGGAAATGTTGACACAAACCAAGACGAAATTGTAAAATCTGAGGAGCCGGCAAACTTGACAGAAGAGACTGAACCCTTAAACACGGACAATCCGTCTGAAGAGGAGAGCTCTTTGCAAGATGGGAAAGCAAATGCTTGCGTGACTTTCTGTTAG
- the si:dkeyp-97e7.9 gene encoding DEP domain-containing mTOR-interacting protein, with translation MERTSSIRRKAMARQHKGEVMIAGEQLRLRLHNGKLIKDRLYHLRTYPNCFVAKELIDWLVSHKEAPDRATAVCLMQHLMDHDIIHHVCDKRPVLKDAKLLYRFRKDDGTFPFNAEVKIFMRGQELYEHLIGDENSILQLREEHGVAYQQSFPGCQLIDWLLRNGEAQTRRQGIELCRTLQEHGIIQHVTKKHDFFDSGLLYQFCINFRRRRHLSELLDESERDANEGVAVSTREDNLLDSPFALHTKKGGNSPTFQSVGSSKDLKQVTSGRRSSLNSLQLHSAGFPPFVQVSSTSVVCNPKSVLRRNYTCEELLAPGAPFIKKVLTVIGDALGWGFVVRGTAPCYVQAVDRGSPAAAAGVKVRQFVCQVNGQCVLYLDYRNVSRMVMTGPRTAVVEIMEPLE, from the exons ATGGAGCGAACAAGTAGCATTAGGAGAAAAGCCATGGCCAGACAACATAAAGGTGAAGTCATGATTGCTGGAGAACAACTCAG GTTGAGACTACACAATGGAAAACTAATCAAGGACCGACTCTACCACCTGCGCACATATCCTAACTGCTTTGTGGCAAAGGAACTCATAGACTGGCTTGTGAGCCATAAGGAAGCTCCAGATCGAGCAACAGCTGTCTGCTTAATGCAGCACCTTATGGATCATGACATTATTCACCATG tCTGTGATAAGAGGCCAGTTTTGAAGGATGCCAAACTGCTGTACCGCTTCCGCAAGGATGATGGCACATTTCCATTCAATGCAGAGGTGAAAATCTTCATGCGAGGACAAGAACTCTATGAACA TCTCATTGGGGACGAGAACTCTATTCTGCAGCTAAGAGAGGAGCATGGTGTTGCTTATCAGCAATCCTTTCCTGGCTGCCAATTGATTGACTGGCTCCTTCGGAACGGAGAGGCACAGACCCGGCGTCAGGGAATAGAGCTGTGCCGCACATTGCAGGAGCATGGCATCATTCAGCACG TAACAAAGAAGCATGATTTCTTTGACAGTGGACTGCTCTATCAGTTCTGCATCAATTTTCGCCGCAGACGCCACCTATCTGAATTGTTAGATGAAAGTGAACGAGATGCCAACGAAGGTGTGGCAGTGTCGACACGAGAGGACAACCTTCTTGATAGTCCATTTgctctgcacacaaaaaaagggggCAACTCTCCAACTTTTCAGTCTG TGGGGTCAAGTAAAGATCTGAAACAGGTTACCAGTGGGCGTCGAAGCAGCTTGAATTCCCTTCAGCTTCACTCTGCTGGATTTCCACCTTTTGTCCAGGTGTCTTCGACCTCAGTGGTATGCAATCCTAAATCAG tacttAGAAGAAATTATACATGTGAAGAGTTACTGGCACCTGGTGCACCTTTCATCAAGAAAGTGTTGACG GTGATAGGAGATGCCCTTGGCTGGGGCTTTGTTGTCAGAGGCACGGCTCCCTGTTATGTGCAGGCTGTTGACCGAGGAAgccctgcagcagctgctggagTTAAG gTGCGCCAGTTTGTTTGCCAGGTGAATGGACAGTGTGTCCTCTACTTGGACTACAGGAATGTCTCCAGAATGGTGATGACAGGGCCTCGGACCGCTGTAGTGGAAATTATGGAACCTCTGGAATGA
- the mafbb gene encoding v-maf avian musculoaponeurotic fibrosarcoma oncogene homolog Bb yields MTAEAHSHLGLQKNPMDFVSDFDLMKFGVKKEAMQGIDRSFIGPCSQLQRPDSVSSTPGSTPCTSVPSSPNLNPNEQRNNPGGDQFWIPNNGGYPQPMYPQAFGLTPEDAMEALIGATAQQGHPSVPHGHHQPPFQAEYEGYGHLNEPVQHYPGLPGHPDMQGIPSSHCQDPYLKDDMSCASPQSPEDQVLGAHHQHSRHDRRSNAENHFSDDQLVSMSVRELNRLLRGLGKDEVMRLKQKRRTLKNRGYAQSCRYKRVQQKHVLEHEKTNLVTQVEQLKHELNRLMRERDAYKLKCEKLSGANCYHETGSTSDNPSSPEYLM; encoded by the coding sequence ATGACCGCCGAGGCGCATTCGCATTTGGGACTGCAGAAAAACCCCATGGATTTCGTCAGCGACTTCGACTTGATGAAGTTCGGCGTTAAGAAGGAGGCGATGCAGGGGATAGACCGCTCCTTCATCGGGCCATGCAGCCAGCTCCAGAGACCGGACTCTGTTTCCTCCACCCCTGGCAGCACGCCTTGTACCTCGGTACCCTCCTCACCAAACCTCAATCCAAATGAACAGCGAAATAACCCCGGGGGCGACCAGTTCTGGATACCCAACAATGGGGGTTACCCTCAACCAATGTACCCTCAAGCTTTTGGTCTGACACCCGAGGACGCAATGGAGGCCCTAATCGGCGCCACGGCGCAGCAGGGACACCCATCTGTGCCCCACGGCCACCATCAGCCACCTTTCCAAGCTGAATACGAAGGGTACGGCCACCTCAACGAGCCTGTCCAGCACTACCCGGGACTCCCGGGTCACCCCGACATGCAAGGCATCCCCAGCAGTCATTGCCAAGACCCTTATCTCAAAGATGACATGAGTTGCGCGTCCCCTCAGTCGCCGGAGGACCAGGTCCTCGGTGCGCACCACCAGCACAGCCGCCACGACAGGCGATCCAACGCCGAGAACCACTTCTCAGACGACCAGCTGGTGTCCATGTCCGTCAGGGAGCTCAATCGGCTCCTCAGAGGCCTCGGCAAGGACGAAGTGATGCGTCTGAAGCAGAAGCGCCGGACCCTGAAAAACAGAGGTTACGCACAGTCCTGCCGTTACAAGCGTGTCCAGCAGAAACACGTTTTGGAGCACGAAAAGACAAACCTTGTGACACAGGTTGAGCAGCTGAAACATGAACTAAACAGACTGATGCGGGAGAGGGATGCATACAAACTTAAATGTGAGAAACTGTCCGGTGCAAACTGTTACCACGAAACTGGGTCTACCAGTGACAACCCTTCCTCACCCGAGTATTTAATGTGA